Proteins found in one Laspinema palackyanum D2c genomic segment:
- a CDS encoding RNA recognition motif domain-containing protein, whose product MSIYVGNLSYEVTQEDLSAVFAEYGSVKRVNLPTDRETGRVRGFAFVEMSTETEETAAIEALDGAEWMGRDMKVNKAKPREDRGSFGGGGGGGGRGGRRNNFSKGY is encoded by the coding sequence ATGTCTATTTACGTTGGTAATCTTTCTTATGAAGTTACCCAAGAAGATCTGAGCGCCGTATTCGCAGAATACGGCTCTGTTAAGCGCGTGAATCTGCCCACCGACCGGGAAACGGGTCGTGTGCGCGGCTTTGCCTTTGTGGAAATGTCCACTGAAACTGAAGAAACCGCTGCGATTGAAGCCCTGGATGGGGCTGAGTGGATGGGTCGCGATATGAAAGTCAACAAGGCTAAACCCCGTGAAGACCGAGGCTCCTTTGGGGGCGGCGGTGGCGGCGGTGGTCGCGGTGGCCGTCGCAACAACTTCTCGAAAGGCTACTAA
- a CDS encoding tetratricopeptide repeat protein, giving the protein MSNFITCARGLEVEFFFRKGLSLSEAGNYTGAIASYDKALELEPNTDEIWYCRGNALYNLGRTNPAIKSYDMALELNPGCYQALINRGNALDDSGRHQEAVESYDRVLRLKPDHHRTWNNRGIALGNLGKYDEAIASYDRAIEFKPDYSRAWYHRGLALKSMGLTEKTLACYDKALASQPDFYEVWNNRGNTLYLLKRYSEAIASYDKAVQAFPNYHWAWYNRGVVLQEINRNEEAIISLDKAVNLNPKNAEAWYYRALALEALDCTRSAAASYDKAYELKPNLSIESPTR; this is encoded by the coding sequence ATGTCAAATTTCATAACTTGTGCTAGGGGCCTAGAGGTTGAGTTTTTCTTTCGGAAAGGATTAAGCCTGAGTGAAGCGGGAAACTATACAGGAGCGATCGCCAGCTATGACAAAGCTCTCGAACTAGAACCCAATACCGATGAAATCTGGTACTGTCGCGGCAATGCGCTGTACAACTTGGGGCGGACTAATCCTGCCATCAAAAGCTACGACATGGCGCTAGAGCTAAATCCGGGCTGTTACCAAGCCCTGATCAATCGTGGCAACGCCCTTGATGATAGCGGACGCCACCAGGAAGCCGTGGAGAGCTACGATCGCGTCTTACGGCTGAAACCCGATCATCATCGCACCTGGAATAATCGTGGCATTGCCCTGGGGAACTTGGGTAAATATGACGAAGCGATCGCCAGCTATGATCGGGCGATCGAGTTCAAACCGGACTATTCCCGCGCCTGGTATCATCGAGGACTGGCCCTCAAAAGCATGGGTCTGACCGAGAAAACCCTGGCTTGTTACGATAAAGCCCTGGCCTCACAACCGGACTTCTACGAAGTTTGGAACAATCGTGGGAACACTTTATACTTGTTAAAGCGATATTCAGAAGCGATCGCCAGCTACGACAAAGCCGTACAAGCATTCCCCAACTATCATTGGGCGTGGTACAATCGCGGCGTAGTTCTGCAAGAGATCAACCGCAATGAAGAGGCGATCATCAGTCTTGATAAAGCGGTCAATCTCAATCCTAAAAATGCCGAAGCCTGGTATTATCGCGCCTTGGCCCTAGAAGCCTTAGACTGCACCCGTAGCGCTGCGGCCAGTTATGATAAAGCCTACGAACTCAAACCGAATCTCAGTATCGAGTCCCCGACCCGCTAA
- the cbiD gene encoding cobalt-precorrin-5B (C(1))-methyltransferase CbiD: MAKTGYTLPVFAVAAAKAALMVLSPGAEAPKTVTLDLMPELVEIPIYQVARLDGTSALGITRSDPGDNLDLTRNTPIWARVISTPRKSQPLILEAGEGLGKTETGEPAIYHYARQLFERNLFPLIPEDKTLIVSIILPEGRQLASRTSNAAFGILEGLALLGTSGISQPLSAADHLDEFRQILQDKVKKSPHLTFCIGNNGLVVAQRLGIPSGAIVQTGNWIGALLVEAGLRGAESVLLLGYQGKLIKLAGGIFNTSSHIADAKLEILSAAVVRAGGDRETVEAVLNAKTADAAYFEIKERGLAELVFNNLAKKISQNAQNYVKKYADTALEVGTILFNRQGEIITQTKPCQWDNP, translated from the coding sequence ATGGCAAAAACCGGCTATACTCTACCCGTTTTCGCCGTTGCTGCGGCGAAAGCGGCCCTGATGGTGCTGTCTCCCGGTGCAGAGGCCCCTAAAACGGTCACCCTTGACTTAATGCCCGAACTCGTCGAGATTCCCATCTACCAAGTCGCCCGACTTGATGGTACTTCCGCCTTGGGCATCACCCGAAGTGATCCGGGGGATAACCTGGACTTGACTCGGAATACTCCGATATGGGCTAGGGTCATATCCACCCCCCGAAAAAGCCAACCCTTAATCCTAGAAGCGGGCGAAGGATTAGGCAAAACAGAAACGGGAGAACCAGCCATTTATCACTATGCGCGCCAACTCTTTGAGCGCAATTTATTTCCCTTAATTCCGGAAGATAAAACCCTCATTGTCTCTATCATTTTACCCGAAGGACGGCAACTTGCCAGCCGGACTTCTAACGCTGCCTTTGGCATCTTAGAAGGACTTGCCTTACTCGGAACCAGTGGGATTTCTCAACCCCTCTCCGCCGCTGATCATCTCGATGAATTTCGGCAAATTTTGCAGGATAAAGTTAAAAAGTCCCCTCATTTAACCTTCTGCATTGGCAATAATGGTCTAGTTGTGGCCCAACGGTTAGGCATTCCCTCGGGGGCGATCGTCCAAACGGGAAATTGGATCGGGGCGCTGTTAGTTGAAGCCGGATTGCGCGGTGCCGAATCGGTTCTGCTTCTGGGATATCAGGGAAAACTGATTAAATTAGCTGGGGGAATTTTTAATACTTCCAGCCATATTGCTGATGCCAAATTAGAGATTCTCAGTGCTGCCGTGGTGCGGGCGGGGGGAGATAGGGAGACGGTAGAAGCGGTATTAAATGCTAAAACTGCCGATGCTGCTTATTTTGAAATTAAAGAACGAGGACTGGCTGAGTTAGTTTTTAATAATTTAGCCAAGAAAATCAGTCAGAATGCTCAGAATTATGTTAAAAAATATGCCGATACTGCCTTAGAAGTCGGCACGATTTTATTTAACCGCCAAGGGGAAATTATTACTCAAACGAAGCCCTGCCAGTGGGATAACCCCTGA
- a CDS encoding YidH family protein has translation MTQEKIDRQREHQANERTFLAWLRTSIGMIGFGFAIARFGLFLRELQASVTGEPDSVPAIAINSQTLGVALVIMGIIFIPLSVWRYNRVFQQIEFSAYRPSRWMVWLTASTVMIVGVLTIPFVLLRHSSREPIPQFQRQSRENVMGDRDRL, from the coding sequence ATGACTCAGGAAAAAATAGACCGACAACGAGAACATCAAGCTAATGAACGGACGTTTTTGGCTTGGTTGCGGACCTCCATTGGCATGATTGGCTTTGGATTTGCGATCGCCCGCTTTGGTTTATTTTTACGCGAGTTACAAGCCAGTGTGACGGGTGAACCGGACTCTGTACCGGCGATCGCCATTAATTCCCAAACCCTGGGGGTGGCATTGGTGATTATGGGAATTATTTTTATTCCCCTATCTGTCTGGCGCTACAATCGAGTTTTTCAACAAATTGAATTCAGCGCCTATCGTCCCAGTCGTTGGATGGTGTGGTTAACAGCGTCAACGGTAATGATTGTCGGGGTTCTGACGATTCCCTTTGTGTTGTTGCGACACTCCTCCCGGGAACCGATACCTCAGTTTCAGCGCCAAAGTCGGGAAAATGTAATGGGCGATCGCGATCGGTTGTAA
- a CDS encoding YajQ family cyclic di-GMP-binding protein, whose protein sequence is MASTYSFDIVSDFDRQELVNTIDQTNREITSRYDLKDTNTTVELGEDEIVINTNSKMTLDAVHSVLQQKAVKRNLSLKIFDYGKEETASGNRIRQVIKLKKGIAQEVGKQITKLLRDELKKVQGSIQGDAVRVSSKSKDDLQEAMQLIKQEDWPVALQFTNYR, encoded by the coding sequence ATGGCTTCCACCTATTCTTTTGATATTGTCAGCGATTTCGATCGCCAGGAACTCGTTAATACGATTGACCAAACCAATCGGGAAATTACCAGTCGTTACGACCTGAAAGATACCAATACGACGGTTGAACTCGGGGAGGATGAAATTGTCATCAATACTAATAGTAAAATGACCCTGGATGCGGTTCATTCGGTTCTGCAACAAAAGGCGGTTAAGCGGAATTTATCGTTGAAAATTTTTGACTATGGCAAGGAGGAAACCGCTAGTGGTAACCGCATTCGTCAGGTAATTAAGCTCAAAAAAGGCATCGCCCAAGAGGTGGGTAAACAAATCACGAAGTTACTTCGAGATGAATTGAAGAAGGTCCAAGGCTCAATTCAAGGGGATGCGGTGCGGGTTTCTAGTAAGTCGAAAGATGACTTGCAAGAAGCGATGCAGTTGATTAAGCAAGAAGATTGGCCGGTAGCGTTACAGTTTACCAACTATCGGTAA
- a CDS encoding DNA recombination-mediator protein A gives MSQSIDTSPGIDTLAQELASIQQTGSKRISLLGSRHVPITHQALIERMTYALVLEGNRILTSGATGTNSAAIKGAMKADPNMLTVILPQSLDRQPRESREQLEKVIHLVENPANDHLSLAEASALCNLEIVSRCQQLICFAFHDSHTLLQTCQDAEEQRRLVTLFYFD, from the coding sequence TTGAGTCAATCAATAGACACATCACCTGGGATCGATACTCTGGCTCAAGAACTGGCCTCGATCCAGCAAACAGGTTCTAAACGGATTTCCCTCTTGGGTTCCCGTCATGTTCCGATTACCCATCAAGCGCTCATTGAGCGAATGACCTATGCCTTGGTCTTAGAAGGGAATCGTATTCTCACCTCCGGTGCCACCGGCACCAATTCTGCTGCCATTAAAGGCGCGATGAAAGCAGATCCCAATATGCTGACGGTGATTCTGCCCCAAAGCCTGGATCGTCAACCCCGAGAGTCGCGCGAGCAACTCGAAAAGGTGATCCATTTGGTGGAAAATCCCGCGAATGACCATTTATCCTTAGCCGAAGCCAGTGCTTTGTGCAATTTGGAAATTGTCTCTCGCTGTCAGCAGTTAATCTGCTTTGCGTTCCATGATAGCCACACGCTGCTGCAAACTTGTCAGGATGCGGAGGAACAACGCCGACTCGTGACGTTGTTCTATTTTGATTAA
- a CDS encoding carotenoid oxygenase family protein, which yields MKSISKPENREKSWAGAIASPAQEFPTTPLKTITGTIPPGLRGTLYRNGPGRLTRGETRVGHWFDGDGAILGVHFTDSDSRALYRYVQTAGYQAEEAEDRLQFAGYGTLPPGPVWKRLGKGVKNAANTSVIALPDKLLALWEGGHPHALDLETLETFGLDNLEGLAPNWGYSAHPKRDPQTGEIYNFGISPGKTTQLHVYRSNPQGQIQQQAAFDLDGVPLIHDFVMAGPYLIFVIPPVRMSLFPVLFHLKSFSDSLTWHPELGTQILVIDRSSLERVSRGEAEPWYQWHFGNGSVSPDGEIGLDLVRYEDFQTNQYLKEFATLETETAAKGTLCRVRLNPTTGKVIATETMVDRHCEFPTVDFREVGQEWRYTYLSLHRKGVELGREPVGAIGRFDYQTGQLTEAPIPDNCYPSEPIYAPDGDRAEQGWVLTVVYDANQHQSQVWIFDGDRLDQEPDCRLALPGVIPLGFHGTWNPEKRS from the coding sequence ATGAAAAGTATTAGCAAACCCGAAAATCGAGAGAAAAGTTGGGCAGGGGCGATCGCCTCACCCGCCCAGGAATTCCCCACCACTCCCCTCAAAACCATCACCGGAACCATCCCCCCCGGATTGCGCGGAACCCTGTATCGCAATGGTCCAGGGCGTCTCACCCGAGGGGAAACCCGCGTCGGACATTGGTTTGATGGCGATGGGGCCATTTTAGGCGTTCACTTTACCGACAGCGACAGTCGCGCCCTTTACCGCTACGTCCAAACTGCCGGATATCAAGCCGAAGAAGCCGAGGACCGCCTGCAATTTGCCGGATATGGCACTCTCCCCCCGGGACCCGTCTGGAAACGATTGGGCAAGGGGGTCAAAAATGCGGCCAATACCTCCGTGATTGCCCTCCCGGACAAACTTTTAGCCCTCTGGGAAGGGGGACATCCCCACGCCTTAGATTTAGAAACCCTAGAAACCTTCGGACTGGACAACTTAGAGGGATTGGCACCGAACTGGGGCTATTCCGCCCACCCCAAACGGGACCCCCAAACCGGGGAAATCTATAACTTCGGCATCTCCCCGGGAAAAACCACCCAACTGCACGTTTACCGCAGCAACCCCCAGGGCCAAATCCAACAACAGGCAGCTTTTGACTTGGATGGAGTGCCCCTGATTCATGATTTTGTCATGGCGGGACCCTATTTAATCTTTGTGATTCCCCCTGTGCGGATGTCCCTGTTCCCCGTCCTGTTTCACCTGAAAAGTTTTAGCGATAGCTTAACCTGGCATCCCGAGTTAGGGACTCAGATTTTAGTAATTGACCGTTCCAGCTTAGAACGGGTGAGTCGGGGGGAAGCGGAACCCTGGTATCAGTGGCATTTTGGCAATGGTTCCGTGAGTCCAGATGGAGAAATTGGACTAGATTTGGTGCGTTATGAGGATTTTCAGACGAATCAATATCTCAAGGAGTTTGCCACCTTGGAGACTGAGACAGCAGCGAAAGGGACCCTCTGCCGAGTCCGACTGAATCCCACTACAGGGAAAGTGATTGCCACAGAGACAATGGTCGATCGCCACTGTGAATTTCCCACGGTAGATTTCCGAGAGGTGGGACAAGAGTGGCGCTATACCTATTTATCCTTGCATCGAAAGGGAGTGGAGTTAGGGAGAGAACCCGTCGGGGCGATCGGGCGTTTCGACTATCAAACCGGCCAACTGACCGAGGCCCCTATTCCAGACAACTGTTATCCGAGTGAACCGATTTACGCACCAGATGGCGATCGGGCTGAACAAGGGTGGGTTTTAACCGTGGTTTATGATGCTAACCAGCATCAGAGTCAGGTATGGATTTTTGATGGCGATCGGTTAGATCAGGAACCGGACTGTCGGTTAGCCTTACCCGGGGTAATTCCATTAGGGTTTCACGGGACTTGGAACCCGGAGAAACGTTCGTAG
- a CDS encoding phosphotransacetylase family protein, which translates to MPISAKPTSKYLAIGSTRPYSGKSSVILGMVQQFQAKGLDIAYSKPLGTCFSEVGNDGIDEDHRFLAKTLNLPDNRLGETLLFLDAPTLENRLQGIGQTDYSETLVNSLGRLGGDLTILEGAGTLDQGRLFNLSVPKVATLIEASVLLVARFHSMLDVGELLSVQDRLGDRLLGVVLTDIPEETWTSASTILRPFLEEQGIRVFGLLPRSNLLRSVSVRELVQRLNAEVLCRPDRLDLMVETLKIGAMNVNSALKYFSEAQNMAVITGGDRSELQLAALETSTQCLILTGHMPPSQMILNRAEEVEVPVLSVDLDTLRTVEIIDETFGQVRLHEPIKVEFMRKLMSEHFDVDRLLSILGLEPVLSGR; encoded by the coding sequence GTGCCAATATCTGCCAAACCAACATCTAAATATCTCGCGATCGGATCAACTCGGCCTTACAGCGGTAAATCCTCAGTTATCCTAGGCATGGTCCAGCAATTCCAAGCTAAGGGGCTGGATATTGCGTATTCTAAACCCCTGGGAACCTGTTTCAGTGAAGTAGGAAATGACGGGATAGACGAGGACCATCGATTTTTAGCCAAGACTTTGAATCTGCCGGATAACCGACTGGGGGAGACCCTGCTGTTTTTAGATGCGCCAACCCTGGAGAACCGTCTCCAAGGCATCGGACAAACGGACTACTCTGAGACTCTGGTGAATTCGTTGGGACGACTCGGGGGAGATTTAACGATTTTAGAGGGGGCTGGGACGTTAGATCAAGGCCGCTTATTTAATTTGTCGGTGCCCAAAGTTGCCACTCTGATTGAGGCGTCTGTGTTGTTGGTGGCGCGCTTCCACTCCATGTTAGATGTGGGGGAACTGTTATCGGTGCAGGACCGTTTGGGCGATCGCCTCCTGGGAGTGGTCCTGACGGATATCCCAGAAGAAACCTGGACCAGTGCCTCGACGATTCTGCGTCCATTTTTGGAAGAACAGGGGATTCGAGTGTTTGGGTTGCTACCGAGAAGCAATCTGCTTCGGAGTGTCAGCGTCCGAGAGTTGGTACAACGGCTGAATGCAGAAGTGCTCTGCCGTCCCGATCGCCTAGATTTGATGGTGGAAACCCTGAAAATTGGGGCGATGAATGTTAATTCGGCTTTAAAGTATTTCTCCGAAGCTCAAAACATGGCAGTGATTACCGGAGGCGATCGGTCAGAACTGCAACTCGCGGCCCTGGAAACCTCCACTCAATGTCTGATTCTCACCGGACATATGCCACCAAGTCAGATGATTTTGAATCGCGCTGAAGAGGTCGAAGTTCCAGTTTTATCCGTTGATTTGGACACCCTGAGAACGGTGGAAATTATCGATGAAACCTTTGGTCAAGTTCGCTTACATGAGCCGATTAAAGTGGAATTTATGCGAAAACTCATGTCAGAACATTTTGACGTAGACCGCTTGCTATCTATTTTAGGGTTAGAACCTGTTCTTTCGGGGCGGTAG
- the ebsA gene encoding type IV pilus biogenesis protein EbsA has protein sequence MGNNLDQLQPADNREIGVYIPYYQGNKRAVLPRAISLYRQGNLEGERKIEGGENVPFVASWHVSSLPADLTRCRIQFDGNADLSYEVTMANFEFIDHLIDVIVSHKRHHSVDFSKGFYRKLLLLDD, from the coding sequence ATGGGTAATAACCTCGATCAACTTCAGCCTGCTGACAATCGGGAGATAGGGGTCTATATCCCTTACTACCAAGGCAATAAACGAGCGGTGTTACCGAGAGCGATTAGCCTCTATCGTCAAGGGAATTTGGAGGGTGAGCGCAAAATAGAGGGCGGTGAAAACGTTCCATTTGTAGCAAGCTGGCACGTTTCCTCTCTTCCGGCTGACCTTACCCGGTGTCGCATCCAGTTTGATGGGAATGCGGACCTGAGCTATGAAGTGACGATGGCAAATTTTGAGTTTATTGACCACTTAATCGATGTGATTGTCAGCCATAAGCGACACCACTCGGTAGATTTTTCTAAGGGGTTCTATCGGAAGTTGTTACTACTGGATGACTAG
- a CDS encoding glycosyltransferase: protein MPANSWPENNSFEEFEPLHLILSAFGDSDQVEDFSYPGYLGRRLKAAVLLLGISILTLILHFLSWGYWLVLGFTAVLGLHAIRIIRAKAFPTPEPLDPENQEHWPQVSLLVAAKNEEAVISKLIDVLCNLDYPRDRYEVWAIDDNSSDRTPEVLQQLAKKYDNLNVFRRSADATGGKSGALNQVIPLTQGEFIGVFDADAQVSPDFLQRVLPTFNPPQVGAVQMRKAIANPAVNFWTKGQVAEMALDSYFQQQRIAIGGIGELRGNGQFIRRQALDRCGGFNEETITDDLDLTLRLHLDRWDVHFIPVPVKEEGVTRPLALWHQRNRWGEGGYQRYLDYWRLIFSDRLPGSKSWDMFAFWIIQYFLPAAAIPDLILAIAFKHFPIYSPLTTLAMSLSLVGMFTGLRRIERQTAQSAKTRPASPIQSLIQTVRGIIYLLHWVVVISSITLRISVRPKQLKWVKTVHQGSGELPA from the coding sequence ATGCCAGCGAATTCCTGGCCCGAAAACAATTCCTTTGAGGAATTCGAGCCTCTTCATTTGATTTTGTCTGCTTTTGGAGATTCTGATCAGGTCGAAGACTTTTCCTATCCGGGGTATCTGGGTCGCCGACTCAAAGCCGCAGTATTGCTATTGGGGATTTCTATTCTCACCCTCATCCTCCATTTCCTCTCCTGGGGATATTGGCTGGTGTTGGGCTTTACGGCAGTCTTAGGACTCCATGCGATTCGGATTATCCGGGCGAAAGCATTCCCGACCCCCGAACCCCTGGACCCGGAAAACCAGGAACACTGGCCCCAAGTTTCCTTACTGGTAGCGGCTAAAAACGAAGAAGCCGTGATTAGTAAGCTGATTGATGTCCTGTGCAATCTGGATTATCCTCGCGATCGCTATGAAGTCTGGGCGATAGACGATAACAGCAGCGATCGCACCCCGGAGGTGTTGCAGCAACTCGCCAAAAAATATGACAACCTGAATGTTTTTAGGCGTTCTGCCGATGCCACAGGGGGAAAATCTGGGGCACTCAATCAAGTTATTCCCCTCACCCAGGGAGAATTTATCGGAGTTTTTGATGCCGATGCTCAAGTCTCCCCAGACTTCCTGCAACGGGTCCTCCCCACATTCAATCCGCCCCAAGTGGGGGCCGTGCAGATGCGGAAGGCGATCGCCAATCCTGCGGTCAACTTCTGGACTAAGGGACAAGTGGCAGAAATGGCCTTAGATAGCTATTTCCAACAGCAACGCATCGCGATCGGTGGCATTGGGGAACTACGCGGGAACGGTCAATTTATCCGGCGTCAAGCCCTCGATCGCTGTGGCGGATTCAACGAAGAAACCATCACCGATGACTTAGATTTGACCCTGCGGCTGCATTTGGACCGTTGGGATGTCCACTTTATCCCCGTCCCCGTCAAAGAAGAGGGCGTGACTCGTCCCCTGGCCCTCTGGCATCAACGTAATCGTTGGGGAGAAGGAGGATATCAGCGCTATTTAGACTATTGGCGGCTAATTTTCAGCGATCGCCTCCCCGGATCCAAATCTTGGGATATGTTTGCCTTTTGGATTATCCAATATTTCCTACCGGCAGCCGCCATCCCCGATTTAATCCTGGCGATCGCATTCAAACATTTCCCCATTTACAGTCCCTTAACCACCCTTGCCATGAGTCTTTCCCTCGTGGGAATGTTTACCGGACTCCGGCGCATTGAGCGACAAACTGCTCAATCAGCCAAAACTCGCCCCGCATCTCCTATCCAATCCCTCATCCAAACCGTGCGAGGTATCATTTACCTCCTGCACTGGGTGGTGGTGATTTCTAGCATCACTCTACGGATTTCGGTCCGTCCCAAACAACTCAAATGGGTGAAAACTGTTCATCAAGGCAGCGGCGAATTACCCGCCTAA
- a CDS encoding DNA polymerase III subunit gamma/tau, whose product MPYEPLHHKYRPQTFADLVGQEAIATTLTNAIRQNRIAPAYLFTGPRGTGKTSSARILAKSLNCLNSNGPTETPCGECEVCRTIARGTSLDTIEIDAASNTGVDNIRELIERVQFSPVQSRFKVYIVDEVHMLSTAAFNALLKTLEEPPDRVVFVLATTDPQRVLPTIISRCQRFDFRRIPVASMVQHLKHIANNETINISDEAVLTVAQIAQGGLRDAESLLDQLSLLEEQVTVERVWDLVGSVPERDLIQLLEAIAANNAEQVLDKARELMNRGREPLIVLQNLAGFYRDLLIAHTAPHRPDLVAVTPPTWEQLCAVAQQWEMSTILAGQQHLRSSEAQIKNTTQPRLWLEVTLLGLLPSALITPTQGRQEASSRGGGTVASPGKTSSRPPAAENIPQSPPVQGRNAGSSVGAASPQESRQAPPPENRPVSPPPAAPIQGSGNPEPSAVELSGNLEQTWKTLLEYLSLSCKALLQQHGRLIGFSNNQAQIAIRSPNLFKMAQSKVSEVEAAFLKAFNLRVKVLIQVSGDAPPPASTPIEQNHSEPPSALMEPPAAPIGNGQANSTPQSPVNRENSPAQSPPQNPRIETVSGPENRPPVSVGANGRRDIPRGEETDDDEVMRAAQRFSNHFNGKLISLPDDPEVKLRGRASEAEFSHTWDVQNPSSEEEMGGVVESPNDVDIEDDPFGGLDF is encoded by the coding sequence ATGCCATACGAACCGCTACATCACAAATATCGCCCCCAAACCTTTGCGGATTTGGTGGGACAAGAGGCGATCGCCACCACCCTAACCAATGCGATTCGCCAAAATAGAATCGCACCCGCTTATTTATTTACCGGACCCCGAGGCACTGGCAAGACATCCAGCGCCCGAATTCTTGCCAAATCCCTCAACTGCCTCAACAGCAACGGTCCCACCGAGACCCCCTGCGGTGAATGCGAAGTCTGTCGCACCATTGCCAGAGGCACCTCATTAGACACCATTGAGATTGACGCCGCCAGCAATACCGGGGTTGATAACATCCGTGAACTCATCGAACGAGTACAATTTTCACCTGTACAAAGTCGCTTCAAAGTGTACATAGTCGATGAAGTTCATATGTTAAGCACTGCGGCTTTCAACGCACTTCTCAAGACATTAGAAGAACCACCCGATCGCGTGGTGTTTGTCTTAGCAACAACGGACCCCCAACGAGTTTTACCGACGATTATTTCTCGGTGTCAGCGATTTGATTTTCGCCGGATTCCTGTAGCTTCAATGGTTCAGCATTTGAAGCATATTGCGAACAATGAAACCATTAATATCAGTGATGAAGCGGTTTTGACGGTGGCTCAAATTGCTCAGGGGGGACTGAGGGATGCAGAAAGTCTCCTGGATCAGCTTTCGTTGCTTGAAGAACAGGTGACGGTGGAGCGGGTTTGGGATTTGGTGGGGTCGGTCCCGGAGCGAGATTTGATTCAGTTGTTAGAGGCGATCGCTGCCAATAATGCAGAACAAGTCCTAGATAAAGCCCGAGAATTAATGAATCGCGGTCGAGAACCCCTGATTGTTTTACAAAATTTGGCCGGGTTTTATCGGGATTTATTAATCGCTCACACCGCGCCCCATCGTCCGGATTTAGTTGCTGTTACTCCTCCCACTTGGGAACAGTTATGTGCGGTAGCTCAACAATGGGAAATGTCCACTATTTTAGCCGGACAACAACATTTACGCAGCAGCGAGGCGCAAATTAAAAATACCACTCAGCCTCGTTTATGGTTAGAAGTGACTCTGCTGGGATTACTACCCTCGGCTTTAATCACACCGACTCAGGGACGGCAGGAAGCATCCAGTCGAGGCGGTGGGACTGTGGCATCACCAGGAAAAACCTCTTCACGTCCTCCTGCTGCGGAGAATATCCCTCAGTCTCCCCCAGTACAGGGGAGGAACGCGGGGAGTTCCGTTGGCGCTGCCTCTCCCCAGGAGAGTCGCCAAGCCCCTCCCCCGGAAAATCGCCCGGTTTCTCCCCCGCCAGCGGCACCGATTCAGGGGTCTGGGAACCCTGAACCATCGGCTGTAGAACTGAGTGGCAACTTGGAACAAACCTGGAAAACTTTGCTGGAATACCTGTCTCTGAGTTGCAAAGCGCTGTTGCAGCAACATGGACGGCTGATTGGGTTCAGTAATAATCAAGCTCAGATTGCGATTCGCTCCCCGAACCTGTTTAAGATGGCGCAAAGTAAGGTATCGGAGGTAGAAGCAGCCTTTTTGAAGGCGTTTAATCTGCGAGTTAAAGTGCTGATTCAGGTGTCTGGGGACGCACCTCCTCCGGCTTCTACTCCGATAGAGCAGAACCATTCCGAACCCCCCTCAGCCCTGATGGAGCCACCGGCTGCACCGATAGGCAATGGACAGGCCAACTCGACGCCCCAAAGCCCTGTAAATCGTGAAAATTCACCGGCTCAATCCCCCCCTCAAAACCCCCGAATTGAAACGGTTAGCGGTCCAGAAAATCGCCCTCCGGTGTCTGTTGGGGCGAATGGAAGACGGGATATTCCCCGGGGTGAGGAAACCGATGATGATGAAGTGATGCGGGCTGCTCAACGATTTAGCAACCATTTTAATGGGAAATTAATCAGCCTTCCAGATGACCCGGAAGTAAAGCTTAGGGGTCGGGCAAGTGAGGCAGAATTTAGCCACACCTGGGATGTGCAGAATCCTAGTTCTGAGGAGGAAATGGGGGGAGTTGTAGAGAGTCCCAATGATGTGGATATAGAGGATGATCCGTTTGGAGGGTTGGATTTTTGA